One region of Agelaius phoeniceus isolate bAgePho1 chromosome 12, bAgePho1.hap1, whole genome shotgun sequence genomic DNA includes:
- the HSDL1 gene encoding inactive hydroxysteroid dehydrogenase-like protein 1 has protein sequence MAAVDQFSLLYREISRSCSFYVEALAIVGAWYTVRKVLSLTLNTYSALRLHVIPRLSGEVDLVKKYGKWAVVTGSTDGIGKAYAEELAKRGVNIILVSRSKEKLEAVSRSISETYKVETDFIVADFSKGRELYPAIEEALKDREIGILVNNVGIFQAYPDYFTNLSEDMLWDLIHVNIASATMMTHIVLPGMVKKKKGAIVNLSSASCCQPTPMLTVYGASKSYLDYFSRALHYEYASKGIFVQSLTPFFIATKMSSFSSTISKRPIFFPTAEEYASHAVPTLGLSIRTTGYWKHAIQWTLGECLPEWMWAWGALYLSRILRKQGLAAKGK, from the exons ATGGCTGCAGTGGATCAATTCTCCCTCTTGTACAGAGAAATCAGTCGCTCCTGCAGTTTCTATGTAGAAGCCCTGGCTATTGTTGGAGCTTGGTACACAGTCAGAAAGGTTTTGTctctgaccttgaacacttacAGTGCGCTCAGGCTGCACGTGATTCCAAGGCTGAGTGGGGAGGTTGACCTGGTCAAGAAGTACGGGAAGTGGGCCGTGGTCACGG GTAGCACAGATGGTATTGGGAAGGCTTATGCTGAAGAGCTGGCAAAGCGTGGTGTCAACATCATCTTAGTCAGCAGAAGCAAAGAGAAGCTGGAGGCTGTCTCCAGGAGCATATCTGAAACCTATAAAGTGGAAACAGATTTCATAGTAGCTGATTTCAGCAAGGGGCGTGAGCTTTACCCAGCCATTGAGGAGGCTCTGAAAGACAgagaaattgggattttggtgAATAATGTGGGAATATTTCAGGCCTACCCAGACTATTTTACTAATCTGTCTGAGGATATGCTATGGGACTTGATCCATGTAAATATTGCTTCTGCTACCATGATGACACATATTGTGCTGCCAGGCATggtaaagaagaagaaaggggCAATTGTGAACCTTTCTTCAGCATCCTGTTGTCAGCCAACACCAATGCTTACAGTCTATGGAGCCTCTAAA aGCTACTTGGACTATTTCAGTAGAGCACTACATTATGAGTATGCCTCTAAAGGAATTTTTGTTCAGAGTCTAACACCATTTTTTATTGCTACCAAAATGTCATCATTCAGCAGCACTATATCAAAGAGACCTATCTTTTTTCCTACTGCTGAAGAATATGCAAGTCATGCTGTTCCTACTCTTGGGTTATCCATAAGGACTACTGGTTACTGGAAGCATGCAATACAG TGGACGCTGGGCGAGTGCCTGCCTGAGTGGATGTGGGCATGGGGTGCTCTGTACTTGAGCAGAATTCTCCGCAAGCAAGGTTTGGCAGCCAAAGGGAAATAG